Proteins encoded together in one Marinobacter sp. Arc7-DN-1 window:
- a CDS encoding Fe(3+) ABC transporter substrate-binding protein encodes MRMKLAATAAIALTAMPMSASADGEVNIYSYRQAYLLKPLLSAFEKETGIESNVVFAKQGLAERLEREGRNSPADVVMTVDISRLNELVERDLVQSVDNEVLEDNIPENLRHPDGKWFALTTRGRLIFVSKERVKEGEITTYEQLADDKWDNRICTRSGKHPYNIALISAMIAHHGEAETEKWLAGVKDNLARRPQGGDRDQIKAIAEGVCDVSIGNSYYYGNMLQDENQRPIAEQVRLVFPNAEGRGTHVNISGISLTRSAPNRENAIKLMEFLSSPEAQRIYAEANTEYPANPKVKPTGLVAEWGESNPDSLSLQEIAKNREAAVKLVDRVDYDGE; translated from the coding sequence ATGCGAATGAAACTGGCTGCAACCGCCGCAATCGCCCTCACTGCCATGCCGATGTCCGCCTCTGCTGACGGCGAAGTAAACATCTATTCATACCGCCAGGCCTATTTGCTTAAACCGCTACTGAGTGCGTTTGAAAAGGAAACCGGCATCGAGAGCAATGTGGTATTTGCCAAACAGGGCCTGGCCGAGCGCCTTGAGCGTGAAGGCCGCAACAGCCCGGCTGACGTGGTAATGACTGTCGATATTTCCCGCCTCAACGAACTGGTCGAGCGGGATCTGGTTCAGAGTGTCGACAACGAGGTACTGGAAGACAACATTCCTGAAAACCTGCGCCATCCGGATGGCAAGTGGTTCGCCCTGACTACCCGCGGCCGCCTGATCTTCGTGTCCAAAGAGCGGGTTAAAGAAGGTGAAATCACTACCTACGAACAACTGGCAGACGACAAATGGGACAACCGCATCTGCACCCGCAGCGGCAAGCACCCGTACAACATTGCGCTGATCTCTGCCATGATCGCACACCACGGTGAAGCGGAAACCGAGAAGTGGCTCGCTGGCGTGAAAGACAACCTGGCTCGCAGACCCCAGGGTGGCGACCGCGACCAGATCAAGGCCATTGCCGAAGGCGTTTGCGATGTTTCCATCGGCAACAGCTATTACTACGGCAACATGCTGCAGGATGAGAATCAGCGTCCGATCGCAGAGCAGGTGCGCCTGGTGTTCCCGAACGCCGAAGGCCGCGGTACCCACGTAAACATCAGTGGCATCTCTCTGACCAGGAGCGCGCCCAACCGCGAAAACGCGATCAAGTTGATGGAATTCCTGTCGTCACCGGAAGCCCAGCGCATCTATGCAGAGGCCAACACCGAATACCCGGCTAACCCGAAAGTAAAGCCTACCGGGCTGGTGGCCGAGTGGGGTGAGAGCAACCCGGACAGCCTCTCACTGCAGGAAATCGCCAAAAACCGCGAAGCCGCAGTCAAACTGGTTGACCGCGTCGATTACGACGGCGAATAA
- a CDS encoding PilZ domain-containing protein has protein sequence MAGNDRREHMRTAMSAKVKLVHGELGGFIFSTRDISDGGVFVVVDTEPFAPRIGDKVTVQVQGLPVPAPVLEMVVVRKTNDGYGLQFDQNGD, from the coding sequence ATGGCTGGGAACGATCGAAGAGAGCATATGCGCACTGCCATGAGTGCGAAGGTAAAGCTGGTCCATGGGGAGCTTGGGGGCTTCATATTCTCAACCCGAGATATTTCCGATGGCGGCGTATTTGTCGTCGTCGACACGGAGCCTTTTGCACCGCGGATCGGCGACAAGGTGACCGTGCAGGTGCAGGGCCTGCCTGTGCCGGCTCCGGTGCTGGAGATGGTGGTGGTGCGCAAAACCAATGACGGATACGGCCTTCAGTTTGATCAAAATGGTGACTGA
- a CDS encoding HD-GYP domain-containing protein — MGVQQKKVAVHDLEVGMFVSDLDRPWHQTPFPIQGFHIRSQDDIRALVSHCKWVMVDIAEARESKEVKLGNKPVFGKSSNRRGGGREQLQLPPLSIREPVTYDTDTSLKKEIKTSKRLLDDVEVALAGLFEALRSGDVADLKTIATITSKMVSSVIRQPDALLWLSRTRAHDSYLYRHALNAAVWALVCGRHLGLNEGLLNHLGLGCLLSQVGKTALPADMLAREGQLSAEEYITFRGYVNLGVRMLDGSGLSRAVLSVVQGHRERHNGSGFPEGVRGDRIPLLAKVAGIAEFFESLIGPRDHAEPMTPAKAVTLLYEMRNIEFQEDLVESFIQAIGIYPTGSLVELTDGQRGIVVSHSPERRLWPQVMVMTDNTARPLKTAKIIDLARYNEGKEAAETIRVRGCLPHGTEGLDPSRYDVTGVESRWNLSRLISG; from the coding sequence GTGGGTGTCCAACAGAAAAAAGTGGCAGTACATGATCTGGAAGTGGGCATGTTCGTGTCTGATCTGGACAGGCCCTGGCACCAGACTCCTTTCCCGATTCAGGGTTTCCATATCCGTTCCCAGGATGATATCCGTGCGCTGGTTTCCCACTGCAAGTGGGTAATGGTGGATATTGCAGAAGCCAGGGAATCCAAAGAAGTCAAACTCGGTAACAAGCCGGTGTTTGGCAAGAGCTCCAATAGGCGTGGTGGTGGGCGTGAACAACTGCAGTTGCCACCGTTGAGCATCCGGGAGCCGGTTACTTACGATACGGACACCAGCCTCAAGAAGGAAATAAAGACATCAAAGCGGCTGCTTGATGATGTTGAAGTTGCGCTGGCCGGCCTGTTTGAGGCACTTCGCTCAGGAGACGTGGCTGATCTGAAGACCATTGCAACCATCACCAGCAAGATGGTGAGCAGTGTGATTCGTCAGCCGGATGCCCTGTTGTGGCTCAGTCGCACCCGCGCACACGACAGTTATCTGTACCGGCATGCTCTGAACGCTGCGGTGTGGGCACTGGTGTGTGGGCGTCACCTGGGGTTGAACGAAGGTCTTCTGAACCATCTTGGTCTGGGCTGTTTGCTGTCCCAGGTTGGCAAAACGGCACTGCCGGCAGACATGCTGGCCCGGGAAGGGCAGTTAAGCGCTGAGGAATATATTACCTTTCGGGGTTACGTGAACCTTGGAGTTCGTATGCTGGATGGCAGCGGGCTGTCCCGGGCCGTTCTGAGTGTTGTTCAGGGCCACCGGGAGCGTCATAACGGGTCAGGTTTCCCTGAAGGCGTTCGGGGTGATCGCATTCCGCTGCTGGCGAAGGTTGCGGGGATTGCGGAGTTTTTTGAATCATTGATTGGGCCAAGAGATCACGCCGAGCCAATGACACCCGCCAAGGCGGTGACTTTGCTGTACGAGATGCGCAACATCGAGTTCCAGGAAGATCTGGTGGAGAGCTTCATCCAGGCTATCGGTATATACCCCACGGGCAGCCTGGTGGAGCTGACAGACGGCCAGCGGGGGATTGTTGTTTCCCATTCTCCCGAGCGCAGGCTCTGGCCTCAGGTGATGGTGATGACCGACAACACCGCCAGGCCCCTTAAAACCGCCAAAATTATCGATCTTGCCCGGTACAACGAAGGAAAAGAGGCGGCAGAAACGATCCGGGTCCGGGGTTGCCTACCCCATGGCACCGAAGGGCTGGACCCCTCGCGCTACGACGTGACGGGAGTGGAATCCCGCTGGAATCTCTCCAGGCTGATCAGCGGATAA
- a CDS encoding organic solvent ABC transporter permease yields the protein MRSVHRIRLSLALLSALAFTGCLDDDSGSGDDTNAGRLNFNGFSGLSYQTASQAGTTNAAGEFRYYPGETLEFRVGDLPLSSGVPAQQYVTLLEFFETTRTTLQTPMVDEEGLTTHTLTEQQVLENTTLMNLTRFLMLLNWSENIPEGEGIELRKRVISQLNAALPNLTGPIDFTASESEFTATTPSLSPANQLLAAICFYPEDDERCEEPPSQAEIDNAPPRPEDADERDPDVEYKEDLQAKKERIDNSVRSMEDTSTEDAQTYLTRELKGISTAVAKRYYLDDDVASYPASDTAIKQVAVRRIGGGLALAELEAISTRPQDIQVHSTDWQSAEVEYFVAGPTGGESELLLSFRPENTYRWVRKQLRVIIR from the coding sequence ATGAGATCCGTTCACCGCATCCGATTGTCACTCGCGCTTCTGAGCGCACTTGCATTCACCGGCTGCCTTGATGACGATAGCGGCTCTGGCGATGACACCAACGCAGGCCGGCTAAACTTCAATGGTTTCAGTGGTCTCAGCTACCAGACAGCCAGCCAGGCCGGTACCACCAACGCCGCGGGGGAATTCCGCTACTATCCCGGCGAAACCCTGGAATTCCGGGTTGGCGACCTGCCACTGAGCAGTGGGGTTCCTGCACAGCAATACGTCACCCTCCTCGAATTCTTTGAGACCACACGTACCACCCTGCAAACGCCCATGGTGGATGAAGAAGGCCTGACAACGCACACCCTTACCGAGCAACAGGTGCTGGAAAACACTACCCTGATGAATCTGACCCGATTCCTGATGCTGCTGAACTGGAGCGAGAACATCCCGGAGGGCGAAGGCATCGAACTCCGTAAGCGGGTCATCAGCCAGTTGAATGCTGCGCTGCCGAATCTGACCGGGCCCATCGACTTTACCGCGAGCGAATCGGAATTCACTGCCACAACCCCCTCGCTCTCCCCGGCCAACCAGCTTCTGGCGGCGATTTGCTTCTATCCGGAAGATGACGAGCGGTGCGAGGAGCCACCCTCCCAGGCTGAGATCGACAACGCGCCACCCAGGCCGGAAGACGCCGATGAGCGCGATCCGGATGTCGAGTACAAGGAAGATCTGCAAGCCAAGAAAGAGCGAATCGACAATTCGGTACGCTCGATGGAGGACACCAGTACCGAAGACGCCCAGACTTACCTCACGCGGGAACTGAAGGGCATCAGCACGGCCGTTGCCAAGCGTTACTACCTGGATGACGATGTTGCCAGCTATCCGGCCAGCGATACCGCCATCAAACAGGTGGCTGTGCGCCGGATTGGCGGGGGCCTGGCACTGGCTGAGCTGGAAGCGATAAGCACCCGCCCTCAGGATATTCAGGTGCATTCAACAGACTGGCAGAGCGCCGAGGTGGAGTACTTTGTGGCGGGCCCCACGGGCGGAGAGTCAGAACTGCTGCTGAGTTTCCGCCCGGAGAACACTTATCGGTGGGTTCGCAAGCAGCTGCGAGTGATTATCCGCTGA
- a CDS encoding ABC transporter ATP-binding protein gives MSNALEIEGLTKTYGDGFEALKGIDLHVAEGDFFALLGPNGAGKSTTLGIVCSLVNKTAGKVRVFGYDIDTHLSDAKLNLGVVPQEFNFNQFEKVFDIVTTQAGYYGIPLKQASVSAEKYLKKLGLWGKRNTPARMLSGGMKRRLMIARALVHEPKLLILDEPTAGVDIELRRSMWTFLEEMNRQGTTIILTTHYLEEAEALCRNIAIIDHGKILKHTSKKALLQQLSLETFVLDTETPLDAAPELGDFHTRLDGEGALEVEVQKGQGLNQVFVQLDQMGIKVISMRTKANRLEELFIRMVEQNAVDSRKSVEGAA, from the coding sequence ATGTCCAATGCACTGGAAATTGAGGGCCTCACCAAAACTTACGGTGACGGTTTCGAGGCCCTCAAGGGGATTGATCTGCACGTAGCCGAGGGGGATTTCTTCGCCCTGCTCGGGCCCAACGGAGCAGGCAAATCAACCACACTGGGTATCGTCTGTTCATTAGTAAACAAGACAGCCGGCAAGGTGCGGGTTTTCGGGTACGACATCGACACCCACCTTTCCGATGCCAAGCTGAACCTCGGGGTTGTGCCCCAGGAGTTCAACTTCAACCAGTTCGAGAAAGTGTTCGATATCGTTACCACCCAGGCGGGCTATTACGGGATTCCGCTGAAGCAGGCGTCGGTTTCCGCAGAAAAGTATCTGAAAAAGCTTGGTCTCTGGGGCAAGCGTAACACCCCGGCCCGGATGCTGTCCGGGGGGATGAAGCGCCGGTTGATGATTGCCCGGGCCCTGGTTCACGAACCGAAACTGCTGATCCTGGACGAGCCGACTGCCGGTGTGGATATCGAGCTGCGCCGCTCGATGTGGACCTTCCTTGAGGAAATGAACCGCCAGGGCACCACTATTATCCTGACCACTCATTACCTTGAGGAGGCGGAGGCGCTCTGCCGCAACATTGCCATTATCGACCACGGCAAGATCCTCAAGCACACCAGCAAAAAGGCGCTGCTTCAGCAGCTTAGCCTGGAGACATTCGTGCTGGATACCGAAACACCTCTGGATGCCGCGCCCGAGCTGGGCGATTTCCACACCCGGCTGGACGGGGAAGGGGCCCTGGAGGTTGAGGTCCAGAAAGGCCAGGGGCTGAACCAGGTGTTTGTGCAGCTGGATCAGATGGGCATCAAGGTGATCAGCATGAGAACCAAGGCCAACCGACTGGAAGAGCTGTTTATTCGCATGGTGGAGCAGAACGCCGTCGATTCCCGCAAGAGTGTGGAGGGTGCAGCATGA
- a CDS encoding ABC transporter permease, with protein MTPQALFTAFGTIVIREVRRFTRIWPQTLLPPAVTMTLYFIIFGNLIGSRIGQMGGFDYMSFIVPGLIMMAVITSSYANVVSSFFSMKFQRSIEELLVSPVPNWVILAGYVTGGMARGLGIGLIVTLLSLVFTQLSIHNLPMMILTVFLTSALFALGGFINAMLATKFDDISIVPTFILTPLTYLGGVFYSIDLLPGFWQGVSLINPILYMVNGFRYGILGVSDVNPFISLGMILVFITVLAVIALKMLERGKGIRY; from the coding sequence ATGACACCACAGGCCTTGTTCACGGCATTCGGCACTATCGTTATCCGGGAGGTTCGCCGGTTTACCCGGATCTGGCCTCAGACACTGCTGCCGCCGGCAGTCACCATGACGCTCTATTTCATTATTTTCGGCAATCTGATCGGCTCCCGTATCGGCCAGATGGGCGGGTTCGATTACATGTCCTTTATCGTGCCGGGCCTTATCATGATGGCGGTAATCACCAGTTCCTACGCGAACGTGGTGTCGTCTTTTTTTTCGATGAAATTCCAGCGCAGTATCGAGGAGTTGCTGGTTTCACCGGTGCCGAACTGGGTCATCCTGGCCGGTTATGTGACCGGGGGCATGGCCCGGGGGCTGGGGATCGGCCTTATTGTTACCCTGCTGTCCCTGGTATTTACCCAGCTTTCGATACACAACCTGCCAATGATGATTCTGACGGTGTTTCTGACCTCGGCCCTGTTTGCCCTGGGCGGATTCATCAACGCCATGCTGGCGACCAAGTTTGATGATATTTCCATTGTCCCAACCTTCATACTGACGCCGCTGACCTATCTGGGCGGGGTGTTCTACAGCATCGATCTGTTGCCGGGGTTCTGGCAGGGCGTATCCTTGATCAATCCGATCCTGTACATGGTAAACGGCTTCCGTTACGGGATTCTGGGTGTGTCAGACGTTAATCCGTTCATTTCTCTTGGTATGATTCTGGTTTTCATCACCGTGCTGGCAGTCATTGCATTGAAAATGCTGGAGCGGGGCAAAGGCATTCGCTACTGA
- the queF gene encoding NADPH-dependent 7-cyano-7-deazaguanine reductase QueF (Catalyzes the NADPH-dependent reduction of 7-cyano-7-deazaguanine (preQ0) to 7-aminomethyl-7-deazaguanine (preQ1) in queuosine biosynthesis), translated as MALNDAPLGKTSDYPDSYNPGLLFPVAREENRRRLGLDDGRWPWFGEDLWQAWEISWLRPGGVPEVAWAEIVFPAASPSIIESKSLKLYLNSLNQAVYSTGDQMAETITQDLSSACGGAVQVRLLSVDESGKAVGRPGGFELIDDEPVSDVVYDYAPDSLSAGDGIVTEHLCSHLLKSNCPVTGQPDWATLLIRYTGPKIDRAGLLRYVVSFRQKQDFHEHCVETVFTDLMGRCKPESLTVCARYTRRGGLDINPWRSTETGQGAGPRLIRQ; from the coding sequence ATGGCACTTAATGATGCACCGCTTGGCAAAACAAGTGACTACCCGGACAGCTACAACCCTGGCCTGCTGTTCCCCGTGGCGAGAGAGGAAAACCGTCGCCGCCTTGGCCTGGACGATGGCCGCTGGCCCTGGTTTGGGGAAGACCTGTGGCAGGCCTGGGAGATTTCCTGGCTGAGGCCGGGCGGCGTGCCTGAGGTGGCGTGGGCAGAGATTGTCTTTCCTGCTGCGTCGCCCTCAATTATTGAGTCCAAGTCGCTTAAGCTCTACCTGAACTCGTTGAATCAGGCTGTCTATTCAACCGGGGACCAGATGGCGGAGACGATCACCCAGGATCTCTCCAGTGCCTGTGGTGGCGCGGTGCAGGTGAGGCTTTTGAGCGTTGATGAGTCGGGCAAAGCGGTTGGCCGCCCCGGGGGATTTGAGCTGATCGATGATGAACCGGTGAGCGATGTGGTTTATGACTATGCACCGGACTCACTTTCCGCCGGCGACGGAATAGTGACAGAGCACCTCTGTTCCCATCTGCTGAAGAGCAATTGCCCGGTGACAGGGCAACCGGACTGGGCAACCCTGCTGATCCGTTACACCGGCCCGAAAATCGACCGGGCCGGGTTGCTGCGGTATGTGGTGAGTTTTCGGCAGAAGCAGGATTTCCACGAACACTGCGTGGAAACCGTGTTTACGGATTTGATGGGCCGCTGCAAGCCGGAGTCGCTCACAGTCTGCGCCCGATACACCCGAAGGGGCGGGCTGGATATCAATCCCTGGAGAAGTACCGAAACCGGCCAGGGTGCCGGGCCGCGGCTGATCCGTCAGTAA
- a CDS encoding adenylate/guanylate cyclase domain-containing protein: MMSVPADLRNASTSAVKSMAAEGPGSPIAIPPMPDYNGRILAYTSTAAIIVTGVLQGAFPQPLLWLVAGALTWPHIAHILTRRTFLRHSARIRQKMLIVDCVIGGGFIGFIGLIVIPSLSVALMLMFSCLIVGGIRQWLIGTGFMAAAIAIAVAILGLADGPHAPLLTSMVSILSTGLYICVTAYYSHQQARALMLAKTQIQNQREQSIALSHKLSKYLSPQVWQSIFTGERDVRLETQRKKLAVFFSDIKGFTELSEEMEPEALTELLNHYFNEMSEVALKYGGTIDKFVGDSIMVFFGDPTSRGQREDAFACVSMAIEMRKHMKIMRQKWRSQGIKTPLEIRMGISTGYTTVGNFGAENRMDYTIIGKEVNLASRLESLAEPGEILVSYETFSLIKNKIMCRDKGEITVKGFGKPVPIYEVVDFRRDMGPNRSFMEHEHSGFAMYLDSDKITEKERQAILTALEDAADRLRREEDVS, translated from the coding sequence ATGATGAGCGTACCGGCCGATCTGCGCAATGCCAGCACCTCCGCTGTCAAGTCGATGGCTGCTGAAGGCCCCGGCAGTCCGATAGCCATACCGCCAATGCCGGATTACAACGGCCGAATACTGGCGTACACGTCTACGGCGGCAATTATCGTAACCGGTGTTCTCCAGGGTGCCTTTCCGCAGCCGTTACTGTGGCTGGTAGCAGGTGCTCTCACATGGCCACACATAGCCCATATACTCACCCGTAGAACCTTCCTGAGACATTCCGCACGCATCCGTCAGAAAATGCTCATTGTGGATTGTGTGATTGGCGGCGGGTTCATCGGTTTCATCGGCCTGATTGTCATACCCTCCCTGTCCGTGGCCCTGATGCTGATGTTCAGTTGCCTGATTGTTGGCGGCATCCGGCAGTGGCTGATCGGCACCGGTTTCATGGCCGCGGCAATTGCGATTGCTGTTGCCATCCTCGGCCTGGCCGACGGCCCCCACGCGCCGCTTTTGACCAGCATGGTGTCGATTCTTTCCACCGGGCTGTATATCTGCGTTACCGCCTATTACTCTCACCAGCAGGCCCGGGCACTGATGCTGGCCAAGACCCAGATCCAAAATCAGCGGGAACAGTCAATTGCCTTGTCCCACAAGCTGTCCAAGTACCTCTCACCCCAGGTGTGGCAATCCATCTTTACCGGGGAGCGGGATGTACGGCTGGAAACCCAGCGCAAGAAACTGGCGGTATTCTTTTCAGACATCAAAGGCTTCACCGAACTCTCCGAAGAGATGGAGCCGGAGGCGCTGACCGAGCTGTTGAATCACTACTTTAATGAAATGTCTGAAGTGGCCCTCAAATATGGCGGCACCATCGACAAATTCGTGGGCGACTCTATCATGGTATTCTTCGGCGACCCCACCAGCCGGGGCCAGCGGGAAGACGCCTTTGCCTGCGTGTCCATGGCCATTGAAATGCGCAAGCACATGAAGATCATGCGCCAGAAGTGGCGAAGCCAGGGCATCAAGACCCCCCTGGAAATCCGTATGGGGATCAGCACCGGTTACACTACAGTGGGTAACTTCGGTGCTGAAAACCGGATGGATTACACCATCATCGGCAAGGAAGTGAATCTGGCCAGCCGCCTTGAATCCCTGGCGGAACCCGGTGAGATCCTGGTGTCCTACGAGACCTTTTCGCTGATCAAGAACAAGATCATGTGCCGGGACAAAGGTGAAATAACCGTGAAAGGATTCGGCAAACCGGTGCCGATTTACGAGGTGGTGGATTTCCGGCGGGATATGGGGCCAAACCGCAGCTTCATGGAACACGAACACAGCGGCTTTGCCATGTATCTGGATTCGGACAAGATCACCGAAAAGGAACGGCAGGCCATTCTCACCGCGCTGGAAGATGCCGCGGACCGCCTCAGGCGGGAAGAAGACGTCTCCTGA
- a CDS encoding DUF962 domain-containing protein, with amino-acid sequence MSNQRTFNSFSEFYPYYLEEHSDVICRRLHFVGSLLVFLVAVWAITSGKLAWLLTLPVIGYGFAWVGHFKFEKNRPATFKYPLYSLMGDWVMFRDMLIGRIRF; translated from the coding sequence ATGAGCAACCAGCGAACCTTCAACAGCTTTTCCGAATTCTATCCTTACTACCTTGAAGAACACAGCGATGTAATCTGTCGCAGGCTGCACTTTGTCGGTAGTCTTCTGGTTTTTCTGGTCGCTGTCTGGGCGATCACCTCCGGAAAACTTGCGTGGCTTCTGACCCTGCCGGTCATCGGCTATGGGTTTGCCTGGGTCGGCCATTTCAAGTTCGAGAAAAACCGCCCTGCAACCTTCAAGTACCCACTGTACAGCCTGATGGGTGACTGGGTCATGTTCCGGGACATGCTCATTGGCAGGATCCGTTTCTGA
- a CDS encoding nitroreductase family protein has product MTAVTDFLLNRSSEPRLEAPAPDRETLNKAFACAARAPDHALLRPWRYLVVEGEGLEALGELFASTCANNSDEREIEKLRRAPLRAPMVIIGIASPSPHPKVPEVEQVMSAAAGMSFLGLALQDAGYGVMWRTGAVAYHSAVHKGLGLDDHEQIVGFLYTGSVSAVKPAVLRPGVDEFVRHWP; this is encoded by the coding sequence ATGACAGCAGTTACTGATTTCCTGCTTAACCGGTCCTCCGAACCCAGGCTGGAGGCGCCCGCGCCGGACAGGGAAACCCTGAACAAGGCCTTTGCCTGCGCCGCTCGCGCTCCGGATCATGCCTTGTTGCGGCCATGGCGTTATCTGGTCGTAGAAGGTGAGGGGCTGGAGGCCCTCGGGGAACTGTTTGCCTCCACCTGTGCCAACAACAGTGACGAGCGGGAAATCGAAAAGCTCCGGCGCGCCCCTCTGCGGGCACCCATGGTCATTATTGGTATTGCCTCGCCGAGCCCCCACCCCAAAGTTCCGGAAGTGGAGCAGGTGATGTCTGCGGCTGCTGGCATGAGCTTTCTCGGGCTGGCCCTTCAGGATGCCGGTTATGGTGTGATGTGGCGCACCGGTGCTGTCGCCTATCATTCAGCCGTGCACAAAGGGCTGGGGCTGGATGACCACGAGCAGATTGTCGGCTTTCTTTATACGGGGAGTGTCTCCGCTGTAAAGCCTGCCGTTCTCCGGCCCGGGGTTGACGAGTTTGTCCGTCACTGGCCTTAA
- the flgB gene encoding flagellar basal body rod protein FlgB: MAISFDKALGIHQHAVEARVKRAEVLANNLANADTPGFKARDVDFQAMMQKAQESVSGFQMAKTNEAHMDTSRSASDSDLLYRMPHQPSVDGNTVDAQQEQSRFMRNAMDFQASFQFLNSKFSGLTKALKGE, translated from the coding sequence ATGGCAATTTCGTTCGATAAGGCTCTGGGCATTCATCAGCACGCGGTGGAAGCGCGGGTCAAGCGTGCCGAAGTTCTGGCAAACAATCTGGCCAATGCTGACACCCCGGGTTTCAAGGCCCGTGATGTGGATTTCCAGGCGATGATGCAGAAGGCCCAGGAGTCCGTCAGCGGCTTCCAGATGGCGAAAACGAACGAGGCCCACATGGATACCTCCCGGTCTGCCTCAGACAGCGACCTTTTGTACCGGATGCCACATCAGCCGTCGGTCGACGGCAATACTGTGGATGCCCAGCAGGAGCAGTCGCGCTTCATGCGTAACGCCATGGACTTCCAGGCCAGTTTCCAGTTCCTGAACAGCAAGTTCAGCGGTTTGACCAAAGCCCTGAAGGGCGAATAA
- the flgC gene encoding flagellar basal body rod protein FlgC: MSLGSIFDIAGSGMTAQSLRLNTTASNIANAETASSSTGETYRARKPVFSAVQQSLLNPGQGGMPMAADEGPGAGVRVEGIVESDAELQMRYEPHHPAANEDGYVFYPNVNVVEEMADMMSSSRSFQMNVDVMNTAKSMMQRILTLGQQ; encoded by the coding sequence ATGTCACTGGGCAGCATTTTTGATATCGCCGGTTCCGGCATGACAGCGCAATCGCTGCGGCTGAATACAACCGCGTCCAACATTGCCAATGCCGAAACAGCCAGCTCCAGTACCGGTGAAACCTACCGGGCCAGAAAGCCGGTGTTCTCAGCCGTTCAGCAATCACTCCTGAACCCGGGGCAGGGTGGCATGCCGATGGCTGCCGATGAAGGTCCCGGTGCCGGCGTCAGGGTTGAAGGCATTGTTGAGAGTGATGCGGAGTTACAGATGCGCTACGAGCCCCACCATCCGGCGGCCAATGAAGACGGTTATGTCTTCTATCCCAACGTGAACGTGGTTGAGGAGATGGCTGACATGATGTCGTCGTCCAGAAGTTTCCAGATGAATGTGGATGTCATGAACACAGCCAAGTCCATGATGCAGCGCATTCTGACCCTTGGTCAGCAGTAA
- a CDS encoding flagellar hook assembly protein FlgD, which yields MTAVNATDASDVLSQYQLKQQDGGQGTSELGRNEFMELMLAQLKNQNPLEPQDNGEFISQLAQFSSLEEMQNLSGTVEDVAGQFRSTQALQASAMVGKTVLAPSQIGILGADGEISGTVEVPASTGGLRLSIQGQNGERVRQIDMGSSPAGVTSFRWDGQDGNGNPLPPGPYQIVAEASYPDGPQQLGTMVSANVDSVSLGQGGSITLNLAGMGSIALSDVKQIN from the coding sequence ATGACTGCAGTAAATGCAACAGACGCGTCGGATGTTCTGAGCCAGTACCAGCTGAAGCAACAGGATGGCGGCCAGGGCACCAGTGAGCTTGGCCGGAATGAGTTCATGGAACTGATGCTGGCACAGCTGAAAAACCAGAACCCGCTGGAACCCCAGGACAACGGTGAATTCATCTCCCAACTGGCCCAGTTCAGCTCGCTGGAGGAGATGCAGAACCTCTCCGGTACGGTTGAGGATGTGGCGGGCCAGTTCCGTTCCACCCAGGCGCTGCAGGCCTCTGCCATGGTCGGCAAAACCGTGCTTGCCCCTTCCCAGATCGGGATTCTGGGTGCGGACGGTGAGATCAGTGGCACCGTTGAAGTGCCGGCATCGACCGGCGGGCTTCGGCTTTCGATTCAGGGTCAGAATGGTGAACGGGTTCGCCAGATTGACATGGGTAGTAGTCCGGCGGGGGTGACATCGTTCCGCTGGGATGGCCAGGACGGCAACGGCAATCCCTTGCCGCCGGGACCCTACCAGATTGTAGCCGAGGCTTCCTACCCGGATGGGCCGCAGCAGTTGGGTACGATGGTAAGTGCCAATGTTGACAGCGTGTCCCTGGGCCAGGGTGGCTCCATTACCCTGAATCTTGCAGGTATGGGCTCCATCGCCCTGTCTGATGTAAAACAAATTAACTGA